One Candidatus Dependentiae bacterium genomic window carries:
- a CDS encoding arginine--tRNA ligase produces MNLVKKIKKEFFNAISNLFPEKSLDFDSVQFTLNVDKNRQNFGDLSCNFALVLAGKLQLNPKEIALKIVNAFNSSLFDKSFKDYIEKIEIAGPGFLNLTFTSKAWHEIVKQFFESKENFFKQDNDQSKVKYLIEFVSANPTGPLHLGHGRGGIIGDTLARVLNFLGHNAQKEFYINDAGNQIQKLGESLKIRCQQELGLVVELPEDGYKGEYMIDLAKLAVKEFGQKLLDKDDKFFSDYAKEIMLDLQKQDLKDYGIEFDKWFSERTLHDSGQVEKVILELKEKDLVYENEGALWFRSSTFGDDKDRVVRKSTGELTYIAADIAYHKNKFERDFDKLIDILGQDHHGYVNRLKATVDALGFDSNNLDVVLYQLVSIKNAGQVERMSKRAGKFTTLREIIDTVGKDVARFFYLHRKAEAHLEFDLAVALKKTDENPVFYIQYAYVRINSILKKAELELEFKDFVNNLINNKLSKNEVDICLNSLCQQELDVIKKLLAFGEILISIEKTYQTHLLSYYMVELANIFHAYYSGNKVIDKENINLSKARMFTLNLVNMVFVCGLDLLGVEKPEHM; encoded by the coding sequence ATGAATTTAGTCAAGAAAATAAAAAAAGAATTTTTTAACGCTATTTCAAATCTATTTCCTGAAAAAAGTTTAGATTTTGATTCGGTGCAGTTTACTTTAAATGTAGATAAAAATAGACAAAATTTTGGAGATTTAAGTTGTAATTTTGCACTTGTTTTGGCCGGCAAGTTGCAGCTTAATCCAAAAGAGATAGCTTTAAAAATTGTTAATGCTTTTAATTCAAGTTTATTTGATAAATCATTTAAAGATTATATTGAGAAAATAGAAATAGCCGGTCCTGGTTTTTTGAATTTAACATTTACAAGCAAGGCTTGGCATGAAATAGTAAAACAATTTTTTGAATCTAAAGAAAACTTTTTTAAACAGGACAATGATCAATCTAAAGTAAAATATTTAATTGAATTTGTTAGTGCCAATCCGACCGGACCATTACATCTTGGACATGGTCGTGGCGGAATAATCGGTGATACATTAGCCAGAGTTTTAAATTTTTTAGGACATAATGCTCAAAAAGAATTTTATATAAATGATGCCGGTAACCAAATTCAAAAATTGGGAGAGTCTTTAAAAATTAGGTGCCAACAAGAGCTAGGGTTGGTTGTAGAATTACCTGAAGATGGTTACAAAGGCGAATATATGATTGATTTGGCTAAACTTGCCGTGAAAGAGTTTGGTCAAAAGTTATTAGATAAAGATGATAAGTTTTTTTCTGACTATGCAAAAGAAATTATGCTTGATTTGCAAAAACAAGATTTAAAAGATTATGGCATAGAATTTGATAAATGGTTTTCGGAACGTACTTTACATGATTCCGGCCAGGTTGAAAAAGTTATTTTGGAGTTAAAAGAAAAAGATCTTGTCTATGAAAATGAAGGTGCTTTGTGGTTCAGATCTTCAACTTTTGGCGACGACAAAGATAGGGTTGTTCGAAAAAGCACCGGAGAACTTACATATATTGCTGCAGATATAGCTTATCATAAAAATAAATTTGAACGTGATTTTGATAAATTGATAGATATTTTAGGTCAAGATCACCATGGTTATGTAAATAGACTTAAAGCTACTGTTGATGCACTGGGTTTTGATTCAAATAATCTTGATGTTGTTCTGTATCAGCTTGTAAGCATTAAAAATGCAGGACAAGTTGAGCGTATGTCAAAACGTGCCGGTAAATTTACAACTTTAAGAGAGATAATAGATACGGTTGGAAAAGACGTAGCCAGATTTTTTTATTTACACAGAAAAGCTGAAGCACACTTGGAGTTTGATTTGGCCGTTGCATTAAAAAAAACAGATGAAAATCCTGTTTTTTATATTCAATATGCATATGTGCGAATTAATTCGATATTAAAAAAAGCCGAACTTGAATTGGAATTTAAAGATTTTGTAAACAATTTAATAAATAACAAGTTATCTAAAAATGAAGTAGATATTTGTTTGAATAGTTTATGCCAACAAGAGCTTGATGTGATAAAGAAGCTTTTGGCTTTTGGCGAAATATTAATTTCAATAGAAAAAACATATCAAACACATTTATTGTCTTATTATATGGTTGAGTTGGCAAATATTTTTCATGCATATTATTCCGGTAATAAAGTTATAGATAAAGAAAATATAAATTTAAGTAAGGCAAGAATGTTTACATTAAACTTAGTAAATATGGTTTTTGTCTGTGGGCTTGATTTGCTTGGTGTTGAAAAGCCGGAGCATATGTAG
- a CDS encoding CrcB family protein: protein MLKILFIAIGGIFGTLLRSFMAHNIALSMSFNILLINYLGSFLAGCFFQFFKALNFHATIQNLIMVGFLGAFTTFSTYSLEAVKMFLAGEYKTGIWYIIIGNIGAVVATLVGIFLVKQLMFFIKS from the coding sequence ATGTTAAAGATTTTATTTATAGCAATTGGTGGAATATTTGGAACTTTATTAAGAAGTTTTATGGCTCATAATATTGCTTTATCAATGTCTTTTAATATATTGCTTATAAATTATTTGGGTTCTTTTTTAGCCGGATGTTTTTTTCAATTTTTTAAAGCTTTAAATTTTCATGCAACTATTCAGAATTTAATAATGGTTGGTTTTTTAGGTGCATTTACCACATTTAGTACTTATTCGCTAGAGGCTGTAAAAATGTTTTTGGCTGGTGAATACAAAACAGGAATTTGGTATATAATTATAGGTAATATTGGTGCTGTTGTAGCAACATTGGTGGGTATATTTTTGGTTAAACAGTTAATGTTTTTTATAAAAAGTTAA
- the lepA gene encoding translation elongation factor 4 — protein MAYKDLKNIDLKNFKQTHIRNFSIIAHIDHGKSTLADRMLELAGTISDRNKNEQFLDKLQVEKERGITVKAQTASLFYEYEGQTYLLNLIDTPGHVDFNYEVSRSLYACQGALLLVDAAQGVQAQTMANFYLAFEQDLTIIPVMNKIDMINAQPEVVERELKTAFDIDKSEVLRISAKTGVGVKDLFTEIVKRIPAPKGNEDNPLKCLLFDSWYDEYRGVICLIEVIDGSISKGDKIVSAHSGLEYEVLDIGLMYPEPTVTGNLFTGQVGFLISGMKTVKEARVGDTFYHTKKPVVALPGFKPAKPMVFAGIYPVDNSDYEDVRDAIEKLTLNDPSVHVEKESSVALGLGFRCGFLGLLHMDVFKQRLEQEYGLTIIATSPTVLYRIKQTDGSEFSIERASDFPETSKIDIIYEPMINATIITPKEYLGPILQLCQERRGEQTDMTYLDENRIILKYKMPLNEIIIDFYDKLKTYSSGYASFDYEPAGFQEANLVKMNVLLNGKPVDALSVVVHEDKAYYLGRQLTQKLRSVIPRQMFEVAIQAAIGAKIIARESVSALRKNVIAKCYGGDITRKRKLLEKQKEGKKKMKQVGNVELPQEAFLTILKTEE, from the coding sequence ATGGCTTATAAAGATTTAAAAAATATAGATTTAAAAAATTTTAAACAAACGCATATTAGAAATTTTTCTATTATTGCTCATATTGACCATGGCAAATCTACACTTGCAGATCGTATGTTAGAACTTGCTGGAACGATTTCCGATAGAAATAAAAATGAACAATTTTTGGATAAGCTTCAAGTTGAAAAAGAACGAGGTATAACTGTAAAAGCTCAAACGGCATCACTTTTTTATGAATATGAAGGGCAAACTTATTTATTAAATTTGATTGATACTCCGGGCCATGTTGATTTTAACTATGAGGTTTCAAGATCTTTGTATGCTTGCCAGGGAGCATTATTGTTGGTAGATGCGGCGCAGGGAGTTCAAGCTCAAACTATGGCAAATTTTTATCTTGCATTTGAGCAAGATTTAACAATTATTCCCGTTATGAATAAAATAGATATGATTAATGCTCAGCCCGAAGTTGTTGAACGTGAATTAAAAACTGCTTTTGATATAGATAAATCGGAAGTTTTACGTATTTCGGCAAAAACAGGTGTTGGTGTTAAAGATCTTTTTACTGAAATTGTAAAACGTATTCCTGCACCAAAGGGAAACGAAGACAATCCGCTAAAATGTTTATTGTTTGACTCCTGGTATGATGAATATCGTGGTGTGATTTGCTTAATTGAAGTTATAGATGGATCAATATCAAAGGGTGACAAGATTGTATCTGCGCACTCGGGTCTTGAATATGAAGTTTTAGATATTGGATTAATGTATCCGGAGCCAACCGTTACCGGAAATTTATTTACCGGTCAGGTTGGTTTTTTAATTTCCGGTATGAAGACAGTGAAAGAAGCTCGAGTTGGCGATACTTTTTATCATACTAAAAAACCTGTTGTAGCGTTGCCCGGTTTTAAACCTGCAAAGCCTATGGTTTTTGCCGGTATTTACCCGGTTGATAATTCAGATTATGAAGATGTTCGTGATGCTATTGAAAAATTAACATTAAATGATCCGAGCGTACATGTAGAAAAAGAGAGTTCTGTGGCTCTTGGTCTTGGATTTCGATGTGGCTTTTTAGGGCTTTTACATATGGATGTATTTAAGCAAAGATTAGAACAAGAATATGGGCTTACAATTATAGCAACTTCACCTACTGTGTTGTATAGAATTAAACAAACTGATGGATCTGAATTTTCAATAGAACGAGCTTCAGATTTTCCAGAAACTTCCAAAATAGATATCATCTATGAGCCTATGATAAATGCCACAATTATCACCCCAAAAGAATATTTAGGTCCTATTTTGCAACTATGCCAAGAGCGTAGAGGTGAACAAACTGATATGACTTATTTGGATGAAAATAGAATTATATTAAAATATAAAATGCCGTTAAATGAAATTATTATAGATTTTTATGATAAATTAAAAACATATTCATCCGGATATGCAAGCTTTGACTATGAGCCTGCCGGATTTCAGGAAGCAAATTTGGTAAAAATGAATGTGCTTTTAAATGGTAAACCTGTTGATGCATTGTCTGTAGTTGTGCATGAAGATAAAGCTTATTATTTGGGCCGTCAGCTAACACAAAAATTAAGATCCGTAATCCCAAGACAAATGTTTGAAGTTGCAATTCAGGCGGCAATAGGTGCTAAAATTATAGCTAGAGAGTCTGTTTCAGCATTAAGAAAAAATGTTATAGCAAAATGTTATGGCGGTGATATAACAAGAAAGCGCAAGCTTTTGGAAAAGCAAAAAGAGGGTAAGAAAAAAATGAAACAGGTAGGTAATGTTGAGCTTCCGCAAGAAGCTTTTTTAACTATTTTAAAAACAGAAGAGTGA
- a CDS encoding MerR family transcriptional regulator yields the protein MKRRKGFYSISVVSKMFAVHQQTIRMYEKEGLICPKRTEGNTRLFSEEDVDRLEHVINLTHKMGVNIAGVQMILKLQGKMKKMQEEMNKLFETAQVQLDVEKNQIKSEMDKDGKILLDMKKECGCDDDKATDSDEHDSKEFNDWEIEYEDKD from the coding sequence ATGAAAAGGCGTAAGGGTTTTTATTCTATTTCGGTAGTGTCAAAAATGTTTGCGGTTCATCAACAAACGATAAGAATGTACGAAAAAGAAGGTCTTATTTGTCCTAAAAGAACAGAAGGAAATACACGACTTTTTTCTGAAGAAGATGTAGATAGATTGGAACATGTTATAAATCTTACACACAAAATGGGCGTGAATATTGCAGGAGTTCAAATGATATTAAAACTTCAGGGCAAAATGAAAAAGATGCAAGAAGAGATGAATAAGCTTTTTGAAACAGCTCAAGTACAGCTTGATGTAGAAAAGAATCAGATAAAAAGTGAAATGGATAAAGACGGAAAAATACTTTTGGATATGAAAAAAGAATGCGGTTGTGATGACGATAAAGCTACTGATAGCGATGAACATGATTCAAAAGAGTTTAATGATTGGGAAATTGAATACGAAGATAAAGATTAG
- a CDS encoding zinc metalloprotease HtpX, translated as MFWNQLKTVIFLASLSAILFLISVWIGGRNGLIFAFVFSLLINFITYFFSDKIVLKLYRAVPLDENKYKNIYDIVHELSINAKIPMPKLFYIDSSMANAFATGRNPENASVAVTKGILEILEEHELRGVLAHELSHIKNRDILIATIAATIAMAVAYLADMLRWSFIFSSSRDSRDRGSGISAIFVAILMPIAATLIQLAISRSREYLADETGAKISYDPLALASALEKLQNSATKRMIEPISNAQASTASLFIVYPFSGSNLFALFSTHPPMEKRIAKLRAMIK; from the coding sequence ATGTTTTGGAATCAATTGAAAACAGTTATATTTTTAGCATCATTGAGTGCGATTTTATTTTTAATTAGCGTTTGGATTGGTGGTCGAAACGGTTTAATTTTTGCATTTGTATTTTCTTTATTAATAAATTTTATTACATATTTTTTTTCAGACAAAATTGTTTTAAAATTATATAGAGCTGTTCCGTTGGATGAAAATAAATATAAAAATATTTATGATATAGTTCATGAGCTTTCAATAAATGCTAAAATTCCAATGCCTAAACTTTTTTATATTGATAGTTCCATGGCTAATGCTTTTGCAACTGGAAGAAATCCGGAAAATGCTTCAGTTGCAGTTACTAAAGGTATATTGGAAATTTTAGAAGAACATGAGTTAAGAGGTGTTTTAGCTCATGAATTATCACATATAAAAAATAGGGATATTTTAATTGCAACTATTGCTGCTACTATTGCAATGGCGGTCGCTTATTTGGCAGATATGCTTCGTTGGAGTTTTATTTTTTCAAGTAGTCGAGATTCAAGAGATCGTGGTTCCGGAATAAGCGCAATATTTGTTGCAATACTTATGCCGATTGCAGCGACATTGATTCAATTGGCAATTTCAAGATCCCGAGAATATCTTGCAGATGAAACCGGGGCTAAAATTTCTTATGATCCATTGGCCTTGGCATCAGCTTTGGAAAAATTACAAAATAGTGCGACAAAAAGAATGATTGAGCCTATTTCTAATGCTCAAGCCAGCACGGCATCACTTTTTATAGTATATCCATTTAGCGGTAGTAATTTATTTGCACTTTTTTCAACACACCCACCAATGGAAAAAAGAATTGCAAAATTAAGAGCTATGATAAAATAA